The genomic DNA CCTTAGACTAAGCGTTACGAATGCGGTTTCAGTACTTGCACTCTGTTATATTCTTGGAACTCTGTATGCCTCTCGCCTTCGGGGTGAGACAAACGATTTAATTCAGTTGAAAACGTTGATCGAAGAGAATCTCCGGGAAATTTCCTGGATGGAAAAATACGATCTCGCAGTTGGAAAAGTTAGTAAATCGGATAATAAAATTTTAGTTAGATTTTCGGGAAAACATTTCAGAATGTTTAAGTCGTCCAATCCCGATCGAAATCTTGCCTCAGTCGGTTGGGAAAACGTCCAGGTCTCCGAAAAAGATCCGCTCTTTTTGAGCTGGAACGAACGCAAGATCCTTTCTTTTCAGGAGATAGGGATACCTTCTTGAGAAATATCCTTCTTGTTTTCGTTTCCGTCATTTTGTTCGGCGTAATTCTGTTTGCCGGATTATTAAAATCATCTTCGAAAGAATCCAGACTACCTTTCTATTTTTATCCAAACGGAATGATCGCGCTATCCGTCGGAGAATACACGGATCTCATCGGTTTAAAAATCGATCTTTTGGAATATGAAATATCGCGTAAATTAGGGGAGGATAATGCCGAGACGAATCGAACGTTTCATTTCTATGGAAAAGATCGAAGTGTTTCGAGAGACGTATCGTTCATTTTCCGTTCGGCCTTCGACGTCTTACGAGATTTTTCCTGGGATATCGGCCTTTCGCTCCTTTATTTCTCGGTCGCGATATGGTTTTTCTTTTACACCAGGGATTTGTTTATCTTTCTCCTTTTCGGATCCTTTTCTTCCTTATTTCTATTTAACTTTTTCCTCTTAGCATTCCAGGATTTCGTTTTCCCGTTCTTTTTCTTTCTCTACTTTAGCGGTTTTTTAATTTTGGATGTCTCTTACAGACTTCGAGGTAAGGAAATCCCTTCTCGTTGGTTTGCACCCCAAGTGATCTTCTCGATTGTTGCGTCCTACGTTGGAGCATCGCAAAAAGCAAATCCCGATCTATTTCAATTTCTTTCCAACGCTGGGATTCACTTTAACGCGGGTGCGGCAGCGATCTGCATTCTTCAGCTGATCTTTCATACGTTTCGAAACCCGACCCAATTCCAAGCTGTATTTAAAAAGCTTTGTCTCGTACTAGCCTTCTTCTTAGCGACGATCGTACCTTTTTTCATGACGAGACTCGGATCCGCTCAAGTTCCGCTGATGATTCGTCCTTATTTGATCGTCGCATTTCTCCTGTTCCCACCGTTAGTCATTTACGGAACCTATACATACTCGCTAGTTCCGGTTCAGATTGCATTCAGTTCGTCTTTGACTTCAATTTATTCCATTTTGATTCTCACTTTGGGATATCTTTTCGGTTTGGAATTTTTCGTGCGTTGGAATCCCGAATTTTTAGGCGCCCATCAAACGGAATGGAATTTGTTCTATGTCATTTTATCCGCGTATTTCCTTAGTCCCCTGAATAATAAATTATACTCATGGATCGATTATTGGAGTTTTCGAAATAATCCGAGACTTCATACGGCGTTGGAAGAACTTTCGGTGATGATCGGTGCGCCGATTTCAATGCGTGCGACCATTAATAATCTTATACGTCGATTAGAGGAGGCGCTCGAAGTATATAAACTGCAGGTTTTAATTCCGGCTGATAAATTCCCGCGAACCGACCTTCGGAATATGAATTTTGTGCGGATACCTTTCGGATCCGAGATTTGGAAGTATTTCGAAGATCATACCGAAGTCACCGTGACCTCGCACTTAGCTTACGGCTTAGGAATCCGCGAATCCGTATTCAAGTTCTTACATCAAATGGAAGTCCAATTAGCCTACCCGCTCTTTAATTTCGAACGTGGAAAGGAAGTTATCGCCGTATTTTTAGTCGGTGAAAAGCGAAATCGCAGGAATTTTACTCTTGGGGAGCTGCGTTTCCTTAAGGAATGCACTCGCTTAGCATCTCTTCTGATTCGAAATTACAGCCTGCTCGTCGACGAAGTGGAAAAAAAACGGATCGTCAGGGATTTGAATATGGCTTCCATCCTGGATAAAACGCTTCATTTACCCGAATTGGAAACGATTCCGGAAACTAATGTAGGTTATTTTTCCATTCCTGCAGTGGGAATCTCGGGTGATTACTTAGATATTTTGCGAATAGATCCTAAACGGCAATTATTGATTCTTGGAGACGTATCAGGCCATGGATTAGGTTCAGGCTATCTAGTTTCCGCAGTAAGAGGAATTATCCGCCGATACTTGGGCGATTCATCTTCATTACCGCAGATTTTTCGTGCGATCAACCTCTTCTTGATCGAAAGATATAGAGGAAGCGAGTTCATGACTTCCATTGCAGGCGTATATAATTCTTCCGATGGTGCATTTTCATTCGTTAATGCCGGTCATACTCCGCCGATTTGCATTCGAAAGGGAGGAAGAGTAGAGCTTCGAAACGAAACTCAAAGAGTTTTAGGTGTTCTTCCTACCGATTATAAGCTTCTTACCATACATTTAAATCCCGGAGATAAGTTAGTACTCTTCACAGATGGAGTAACGGAGACCTTTAATGATAACGAAGAGATCTTCGGAGAAGAAAATCTTCAACGTTTATTGTCTTCGAATCATCATTTAGGTGCGCAAGAACTAGCTGATCTAGTAAGAAAGACTCTTGAAGAGTACAGAAATAATAAAGAACCTAGTGATGATGTTTCGTTTATATGTTTGGAAGTGTTCGATTAAGTATTGTTTTCTTCCAAATCAACTTCTTTAAAAAATTTTTCATGAAATTAATTAAAATACTTTACAATGAAAAGTTAATTGCTTAATTATGTCCCTATCCAAGGGCTTTCTTGATCTCTCGCAAATAACGGAGGTCTGAAAAGTTCAAAACAATGGAGGACGTCAATGGTTGCAAAAAAGAAAGCAGTCAAGAAAGCAGCTAAAAAGAAAGTAGCAAAGAAAAAAGCTGCTAAGAAGAAAGTTGCGAAAAAGAAATAACCAACTTCAATAACATCTCCTTCTATACACTTTATAGAAGGAATGGAGCTTAAAACCCGCTTCCAGTAAGCGGGTTTTTTCTTTCTAAGGCCACTCCGCTGAATATTTTCCGTTAAAAGACAAAAACAAACCTCTCGATGTTGTAAAAATGCAACAACAGGATCGATTTATAGAGAGAGACCGAATATTTTTGCCCGCTGTTCTAGTAGAAGAGCCGGTTTTGATTATAACTTAAGGTGTCGAATTACGTCTTTCATCTCATCGCGCAAATCAGGGATCGAATTACCGTAATTCTTTACCGAAATTGCCTCGCCTTCGGATGAAATTTCATACAATCGATACTCGTTTTCAGTATTGGATGACTTCTCTAGCTTGAAAAACTTGGTCGCGCGCTTAGTAAAGCGGTTATAAGCGGTGAATTTATGATAGTAGAACCCGTCTTTCTTGGGATTTATCGGATACGGAATATAATATTCGGCTCCTAAGACTAGAATATTCGGCGTAACGACCGCCATTCTAGTCCAAGTAGCGAGATTCAAAGGGTAGTTTTCCTCGACGAAGGATCGTTTATAATTTTTTTCCCATAACTGAAGGATCTTTTTTCTAGTTTCATCGGCTTGTTTAGGTCTAGCTAACCCGTTCAAACAGATTTCTAGAAGAGATAGGAGAGGCAAAGAATCGGATTTCCCGTTTTGTAATTCCTTTTGAACTAGTTTTTTAGCGGAAATATAGTCTTCGGAGTAGATATTTTCCCAAATTTTATCGATGCTCGCCGTATTCTTTGCAGAATCTTCCGGTAAAAGATCCCAAGGACTACCCGCCAACGCTAACAAAGTGAAAAGAAGCGCCAAAGATAAGCTTAAACTTCTCCATCTAGATGTTTCTCCGATCTTTTTTTCCGAAATAAAAACGTTCATACGTTTATAGCCTTACGCATTTGAGGACTATTCGGCTTCAAATTACTGACGTTCTCTCTGGATCATGGATCCAAACAAGATTATCTTTTTCCCAAAGTGAAAGAAATTCGTTCGCGCCGCGACCCTGAATGACTTCCTTTTCTTCTTCCGAAATAGGTAGCAACGATAGAAACCGAATGGGTTTGCCGTTTTCAGCGAGTAAGCCTGAAAGTGGAGGATGTCCATTCCGATTATCCAATTCCTTTATTAAAAGTGAAGTAAAAGTAACATATAAAGCTTCCGGATCTCTTCGACTCATTGAGATCGTATGACCGTGACCGAACCACTTACCCATGCTCCATGGAAATCGGATAATCTCTCCTATTTGATGCGGAATCCAACTTTCCGAACGATCTTCATCCGAAATTTTCGCGGCAAATAATAGCTCGACTCTAGAATAGTCTTCATAATCTTTTCGATAAAGTTCGACACCCGGCATATTTTGCGCACTCATACCGACAGTCGCATAAATGTAAACGTCCGGAAGTAAATCCCATCGGAATCGAGCTATACCGAGTTGGGGAAACTTACCGCCGTCGGCCGACCAATACTTTTCATGCTTCCCGAAAACGTTTTCTAAAAAACCGAGACGAAGCTCTTGGATTCGTTTCCAACTACCGTTAGAGGCTCGTGATTCCCAATGATTACGGTCCCGTCGTATTCGATCCGGGATGATTCCAAACTCTGCATTTCCCAGCGGATATGCAGTAATCGCATCAATTTTTGCGTAGATTGAATACCCGTGGAAGTCTTTTACCCCCGACCAAGGCGGAAGATAGGCGATGAGTTCTTCCTTATAAAAAAAAGAGACTCCGGTTCCTTCTTCAGTCCAAATAAAGTGAATATCCTCTTGGTCAAAAGCGGGAATTGGAGATGGATCCGTTACCTCCTCCTCGATAAGTAGAGGGGCTAGGCCTGAACGGAGGTCCTCTTCGGTACGATTCTTCGGAGCCTGCACTCGATTACATACCCAAACTGATTTCATCGAAAATTCCGGATTCTCTTCCGCCTGCAAGTAAAGATAAACAGTTTGTCCGTCATCTTCCAAATACGCGGTAAAGGAGCCATACGGATTGGCTTCTTGGTATACGATTTTAGGTTCTAAGACTTCCTTCATCTGATCGGGATTTCCACTATTCGTTTATTAAATCGATCGAGGATCGACTGGATTTTTGACTCCATGCCTTTCTCGAAAAGAATATCCGGAAAATATGCACTGGCGTTTATCAGCCCGGTCAATTCGACCTGATTCCAAGTGGAGTATGTCTTGAGAGTATCCCAAACCGTAAAAGGAATTGGAGCATTATCCTTTTTACATTTGATAAACGTGTCAACTGCCTTGATGGGGGTTAAGATCTGATTCTTCACGGTAGGCAACCTCGGGTATAGGACCATTCTTCCTAAAAGAAGAGAAGATTCAAGCCGGTTACTTCGTGTAATTGAGTGGAAAAAAGGAATAAGCCGGGGCATCCATTCGCCCGGCCCTTCTACCGTAAATTAACGGTGGAAGAAGTTGCTGAGTGGCTCTACGAATACTCTTTCGCGATTTTTCCTTTCTTTGTATTGTTCAAAAAGGATCAGCGAGAGAGCTGCCGTTAAAAAGATCGTTTCCATGTACAATTTCGACGGCGAGTGTCATCGGAATCTTACTTAGAACAATTTAGTTTTTGGAAAAAAATTTCACAGGATTTCGATTTTATGAATAACAAATTAACTGAAGTAGAATCATGAAAAACGGAAAAATAACCCGTTTGGATTACGACCTGCGCTATCTATGAAAGCGCTTCTTTTGCAGCTTCCTTAATCGCTTTTAATAAACGACTTTTCATACGATCCGGAATTCGAGAGGAGGCCTCCAAAGTATGCACAAACATCTCGGCTGCGAGATCCACCATTTCAGTCATTTTAACGTCGTTTTCACGAGGAATGGAGAAGGAAGTTTTCTTTGTACCTTGACTCGGGCTTTTCTTTTTTACGGCCTTCTTAACTGCCTTCTTTTTGGGTTTCTTTAGGGTCATAACGATATCTAATAGATGCGGGTTCGTATCTTAGTTTCTCCCTATTCCCCTTCCAGCAGGATTTTATTCCCGATCTAAAAAAATTCCCAATACTCTATAGCTCTCTATATTCGCGGCGGGTAATTCCATGTTCTGTGTTTCTTTGCTGTCCGGTTCGGCCATGGGGATTCGAACATCCTCCCCTTTTTTCCAAACTCCGTCCGATTCGGAAACATAAAAGAATCTAGAATATTTCCGTAGGTCCAGACAATCTTCCACCTTTTCCCAATGTGCGGAAACGGAAGGCGATGGCGTCAGTTGTTTGCTATTAGGTACGAGTATTCTTTCCTTTCCTAGAAAGGTTCTAATCTCGCCCGTGCGTATATTTTCCGCGGTAATGAACAAGGAACTCGTCTCCCTTTACAGGTGAAATTTTCCGGAAACGGTTCTCGCTTTGATTTTTAAAATTATGTTCCAGAACAAATCCGAATCAGTACTGCTTAGACTCATCATTCTGAAAATAGTTTTTATGCTATATTAGAGTTTTATTCCAATTCGAATTTTCCCTTCACTAGAAAAAGGATAGGACTGAATTCTTTTTCCTTAAATTTCGGATATTTTGAAATTTTTCTGAATATTCTGTTTTTTTAATCACTCAATTTTTGCAAGACGAACGATCGATTTAAGAAAGAATCGCCTTCCAACGTCTGCCTTCCCGAGTGATAGTTACTTTTGTTTTATCGTATTCCAATTGATCGCCCGTCTTTACTAAGTTTCCATTTTTTTCATGTAAATTAGCAAGAATGAATCGATTGATTCCTAATTTTACTATAACCAGCGAGTACGGAGGTTTCCAAGGAAAACCAGGATTCATATTCACTGTCGTGGAGGACCATACGATTCCAGCTTCTCCCTCATCGGCGCCTAGCTTGTTCAGAGTGAGAGGTTTCAGATTAGGTTTTCTTTCAACGTGTTTTTTTCCCGGACGTTTCGAAGAAAATAAAGCTACCGAGTTGATGCTATCGACTCCGCCGTTTCCGCCGAGAAGGGAAAGTTTCGGATAGAAAGGATCTTGTTTGCCGAGTAGATCGGGTTTTGCATAAAGTCCATATTGACTTGCAATATCCACGAGTCCCGTCGCTGCGGAAACCGACATTGCGGCTTGATAATTTAGAATCCCGCCTAATAAATTTATCGGGATCGTCTTTCCGTTCTTGAAAGAAATTTTTCCGGTCTTTAAAGATTCGGTCACTTTCTTTTTCGAAAGTTGAAAATATTCCGCCGACTGTAGGATTATCATTCCGGTAAAGCAATCGTAAATCCAAGCATAATCCAGTTCATCCCGTTCATAGCCGGACTGGGCAAATAATTTTTCTCCCGAATTCGTCGCAGGTGTCTTGAACCCTCCTTTCAAAATAAAATATTCGCTGTGAGCGGTATGCGTCGCACCGGCAAGATAAACGGGTGCAAGGTCTTTCCGAATCCAACCTTTTGTTTTCCACTCATCCGCTTTCTTTTCGCTCATTAGCAACGTTGCAAACCCATGATCCGTTACGATTGCTATCATAGGAGAAGGATACGGATCGGCAATGGCTCGAGAAATTTGCTTTTCGGTAATTTCCTGTTTATACTGGTAAGCTCGCGGATTCGCAATCGCATTTGTTCTAAACTGTTTCGTAATTTCGATTAAATCGTCTTGAGTTATCCCGTCTTCGAACATCATCCGTTTCATCAAGAGACCGTACATAGAAATCAAAGTCGCCCCGTTATCCAATTCGAATTCCGGATGACAAACCGTTTCGTTAACTCTCTTTAAATCCGAAACCAACTTAAATGCGGATTTAGGAATATCCGCCGCTGCAATCAATATTACGGATTCGGGATCGGAAAGAAGTATAGATCGCGCCTGTCCGATCGCGCCTGTCACGCTAGCGCCTCCTAGGTCTATCAAATGCGTGCGCATTCCGGTAAAACCTAATTCATTTGCGATTCGAACACTATGCCCATATCCCTGTTTTCCGAGTGAAGAAGGCTCAATACTGACAAAGTCGGTCATCTCTCGAGCTATAATCGTTTGTTTCAATTCCAAAAAATGGAGTAAGTCCGTTATGGATTTCTGATAATGATGAAAGACTTTCCGATCACTGTTCCAATCTTTGTATTCCGATTCGGAAAAATCATCGGTCGTGCTATCGGCAACGCCTAAAAGTACGGGATAATTCACTATGCTCTCCTAATTTTATTCGGCGGACGGACCCGGAGGAATAACTTTGCATTCCCCTTTGCCGATGATTTCGCCCTTTTGATTCTTCCACTCGATATTCATCGCAACTGCCTTAAGACGCGGAATTTTTTCTTTCACTTCGACTTTGCAGGTGATCGTATCTCCCGGAAAAACGGGTTTTCGAAATTTTGTTACCGTCTCTAATGCGATCGTTCCCAACCCGGGAAGCTTCATGCCGAGGACCGGAGCAAGTAGAGACGCGGCTAGACCGCCGTGTGCAATCCTCGTTCCGAAAGGAGTCGTTTTCGCGTATTCTTCATCGACATGCAACGGGTTAAAATCGCCGCTGATTCCGGCAAATAAATAAATATCGGTTTCAGTAATTGTCTTAGTAAAACTCGCCGAATCTCCGATTGAAATTTCATCGAAGGTCTTTCCTTTTTGATACATTCAATTTTCCTTATGAAACTCTTTACATGGAGTGTCTATACGACGACCCCACCCAAAATCCCGGCTTTTAAGAATTCGATACAATCTGCGACGTCCTTATCTACCGTATCTAACTCGTAAAATTCCTGCAAAAGAAATTTCGTTCCTTGTGAATCTAAGTCTTTGAGAAAGGAAGCGTTTTTCAAAAAACGAGTTCCGGCAAAGAAAGTCAGAAGCCTAAGATCTCGAATACGATCCTTCGATTCGTATTCGGAAGTCGATTGAACCGCGTCCCAGAATCCGAGTTGAAGAACCGCAGTAAGAACGAGGAGATCGGCGAATGCGAATTCCCAAACCTGCTTTTTCTTTCTTTCCGGATTTTGTCCGATGGATCGAACCAATCTTTTTGCCGAAGCGAGGAATTTACCTTGAGGAGAATCCGCTAATTCTTTTTCGGCCTTTTGACGAACGTCTTCGGAGTAGGAATGTTCCAAAACGCCGAAAAATTTTTCATATCCGCTAAACGTAGAAGATATTATACTTCTTTGAATTTCGGAAGTCCCTCCTCCAATCGTACCTAACTTGACATCCCGATACAATCTACTTGCCGGACACTCACGCATATAACCCATTCCGCCAAAGAGCTGAACCGCTTCGCTTGCTAATTCTTCGGCAGTTTCAGTAACGAAAACTTTTAAAGCGGAACTTTCCAAGGGCAAACTTGACGAAGGATCGCTGTCTTTTTTATTAGCGACAAAGTAGATTAATCTGCGGGAGGCGCAGAGATAGATCCAATTCCTCGCCAATTTTTCTTGAATACCGTAAAAAGATAAAATGGGTTTACCGAATTGATGTCGCTTCCACGCGTATTCGATTCCGGCTTCGAGTGAAAATTCCATTCCACCTGGCACGGCTGCGACTAAAACTGTACGTTCCCATTCCAAAGTCGCCTTTCCGATCCGCAAGAATCCTGAATTTAACGGACCGAGCAGATTTTCTTCGGGAACAAATAAATCTTGGAAGGAAAGTTCGGCAGTAGTAGAAGTATTGTGTCCGAGTTTTTTCAATACCTTACTGACGTAAAAACCTTTCATATGAGATTCTACAATAAAGGCGGAAACTCCCATCGGCCCTCTTGACTTGGTGGTCCGAGCCATGATTATGAATACCTGACCGATCGGTCCGTTCGTGATGTACATTTTACTTCCATTCAAAATGAATCCACCGTCGACTTTTTGAGCGAACGTTAACATTCCCGCCGCGTCGGATCCGGAATCAGGTTCGGTCAAACCTAGACCTGCAATCCACTCCCCCGTTGCCAACTTAGGTAAATATTTGCGTTTCTGTTCTTCGGTTCCTTGAAACAAAATCGGTAGAGTACCGATAATCATATGCGCGCCCCAAGACAAACCGAAGCCTCCATCCAGACTCCCTGCATTAAAGGACTCTTGAGCGATACAGCATTGTAAACAGGTGCCGCCTTGCCCTCCATATTCCTCGGGAACAGCCATACCCAGGAGGCCCATACTACCCATTTCTTTCCAAATTTCGTCCCCCCAGGTCCCATGCTCATCCCGTTCCTCTACGCTCGGAAATACCTTTTCCTTGGAAAATTTTTTTACCATTTCGTAAAACTCAAGGTCTGATGAATTCAAATATGGATTTAAGAACATAATAATCTCCTAATGTATATTACGGTTTAGTAAGCGCATCTATTTCTTTTTTGAAGCTATCTAAGATTTCGTTTCGTTTCATTTTAAGAGTTCGCGTCATCTCTTTATCCGGGTCGAAAGGCCTCGGCACGATATAGAAGGCGTTTTGCGGAACTACTTCAAACGATTTAAACCCATTTTTTCGGGAAATTCGAGTCGAAACTTCTGATTTGAAAATTTCCCTAACTTTCGGGTGATCGTTCCAAGCAACCGGATCTTCAGGCAGGTCGTGAAATTCCGCTCGCAGCTTTTCGAAATCCGGAACGATTAATGCAACGAGATGCTTAGCATCATGGCCCGTTACCATAACTTGATTTATATAAGGCGAATTCAATAACTGATCCTCAACGGGAACCGGTTCCACATTTTCCCCGCCTGCAAGGACGATAGTATCCTTCGCACGACCGGTAAAAACCAATTCGTTTCTATAATTGAACCGCATTATATCTCCGGTATCGAAGAAACCATCCTTGTCGAAAACGGTAGCATTGAGTTCGGGACGCTTATAATAACCTATAAGAACCTGTTTAGATTTTATCCAGAGATTTCCTTTTTTTCCTTGAATCACCGGATTTCCGGCTTCGTCCTTAATGACGCATTCATATCCGGCTATAGGAGTTCCCACTGTGCCGGGCGAAGGCCGGTTCGATTTTCGAATGGAAAGTACTGCGGAAGTTTCCGTCATTCCGTATCCTTCGAGAACGATTAAACCGATTCCTGAAAGAAACTTATCGACTACGGAGGGTAAGGCGCTGCCGGCAGAGACGGATACCCGCAATCTGCCTCCGAGAGCTTGATGAACCCCTCTAAAAATCAGAATTGCACCGAGCTTAAGCGGTGATAAAAAAATCAGACCGAAGAAGGCTTCGAGTTTCTGCAGCAATCGCAGTATTGAGTTGGGTTTCATGATTCTGAAATCATAATCGAATAGAACGGATTTTTTCTCAGCCCAACTCATTCCGACTTTCAGAAAAAAATTGAATAAAGACCTCTTGACAGAAGATTCTTTGGCGACCTTATTCATGATTCCATTATATAGAGATTCCCAAATTCTAGGGACGGAAGGAAACAGGGTAGGTTTAAATTCTTTTAAGTCTTCCTTTAAATTATTAATGTTAGATACTAGAAATTCCGCACCTAGTTCTATAATGCAGTATTCGATCGCTCGCTCAAAAGCGTGCCAGGGCGGTAAAAGGCTGATTCCCGAATCCGAAGATTTAAGTCCCACGAACCCTATCACCTTTTCGACTGCGGAAATCCATCCTGTTTGAGTTAACATGACTCCTTTTGGAGCTCCCGTCGTTCCCGAAGTGTAGATGAGGGTCGCTAATTCGTCGGGACTTTTTTCCTTTAATCTTTTCTTAATACAATCCGAATTTTGAGATATATAGGCTTTTCCTTTTTCAATCAATTCGCCTACGCTCTCAGGTCCGGTTTTTAGTTCTCCTATATCATCCTCTAACACATATATCTTTTTCAAGGAAGGAAGCTTAGAGGATAAATTAAGAATGCGTTGTTTATCTTTCTCCTTCTGAACCAGAGCATATTTACTTTCGGAATGGTTTACGATATAAAGAATATCCTCGTCCACAACGTCGGTGCCCCTTGGGACCGAGATCGCACCTGCGCTAATAATGGCGATATCGCCTAAAATCCAATTGCTGCTAGCATCGCAAAGATAGAGTATTTTATCGTCTTTTAGAACTTCTGCTTGAATCAATCCTCCGATGAGATGATCCGTTAACGTCTTCAATTGCGAAAAGGTTCGCCCTTGTATGCCTGCTTTCGTTCTTTTAGAAAAGCTTTCCTTTGCTGGAAATCGAGATGCTGCCT from Leptospira fainei serovar Hurstbridge str. BUT 6 includes the following:
- a CDS encoding thiolase family protein, yielding MNYPVLLGVADSTTDDFSESEYKDWNSDRKVFHHYQKSITDLLHFLELKQTIIAREMTDFVSIEPSSLGKQGYGHSVRIANELGFTGMRTHLIDLGGASVTGAIGQARSILLSDPESVILIAAADIPKSAFKLVSDLKRVNETVCHPEFELDNGATLISMYGLLMKRMMFEDGITQDDLIEITKQFRTNAIANPRAYQYKQEITEKQISRAIADPYPSPMIAIVTDHGFATLLMSEKKADEWKTKGWIRKDLAPVYLAGATHTAHSEYFILKGGFKTPATNSGEKLFAQSGYERDELDYAWIYDCFTGMIILQSAEYFQLSKKKVTESLKTGKISFKNGKTIPINLLGGILNYQAAMSVSAATGLVDIASQYGLYAKPDLLGKQDPFYPKLSLLGGNGGVDSINSVALFSSKRPGKKHVERKPNLKPLTLNKLGADEGEAGIVWSSTTVNMNPGFPWKPPYSLVIVKLGINRFILANLHEKNGNLVKTGDQLEYDKTKVTITREGRRWKAILS
- a CDS encoding suppressor of fused domain protein — translated: MKEVLEPKIVYQEANPYGSFTAYLEDDGQTVYLYLQAEENPEFSMKSVWVCNRVQAPKNRTEEDLRSGLAPLLIEEEVTDPSPIPAFDQEDIHFIWTEEGTGVSFFYKEELIAYLPPWSGVKDFHGYSIYAKIDAITAYPLGNAEFGIIPDRIRRDRNHWESRASNGSWKRIQELRLGFLENVFGKHEKYWSADGGKFPQLGIARFRWDLLPDVYIYATVGMSAQNMPGVELYRKDYEDYSRVELLFAAKISDEDRSESWIPHQIGEIIRFPWSMGKWFGHGHTISMSRRDPEALYVTFTSLLIKELDNRNGHPPLSGLLAENGKPIRFLSLLPISEEEKEVIQGRGANEFLSLWEKDNLVWIHDPERTSVI
- a CDS encoding MaoC family dehydratase, coding for MYQKGKTFDEISIGDSASFTKTITETDIYLFAGISGDFNPLHVDEEYAKTTPFGTRIAHGGLAASLLAPVLGMKLPGLGTIALETVTKFRKPVFPGDTITCKVEVKEKIPRLKAVAMNIEWKNQKGEIIGKGECKVIPPGPSAE
- a CDS encoding PP2C family protein-serine/threonine phosphatase translates to MRNILLVFVSVILFGVILFAGLLKSSSKESRLPFYFYPNGMIALSVGEYTDLIGLKIDLLEYEISRKLGEDNAETNRTFHFYGKDRSVSRDVSFIFRSAFDVLRDFSWDIGLSLLYFSVAIWFFFYTRDLFIFLLFGSFSSLFLFNFFLLAFQDFVFPFFFFLYFSGFLILDVSYRLRGKEIPSRWFAPQVIFSIVASYVGASQKANPDLFQFLSNAGIHFNAGAAAICILQLIFHTFRNPTQFQAVFKKLCLVLAFFLATIVPFFMTRLGSAQVPLMIRPYLIVAFLLFPPLVIYGTYTYSLVPVQIAFSSSLTSIYSILILTLGYLFGLEFFVRWNPEFLGAHQTEWNLFYVILSAYFLSPLNNKLYSWIDYWSFRNNPRLHTALEELSVMIGAPISMRATINNLIRRLEEALEVYKLQVLIPADKFPRTDLRNMNFVRIPFGSEIWKYFEDHTEVTVTSHLAYGLGIRESVFKFLHQMEVQLAYPLFNFERGKEVIAVFLVGEKRNRRNFTLGELRFLKECTRLASLLIRNYSLLVDEVEKKRIVRDLNMASILDKTLHLPELETIPETNVGYFSIPAVGISGDYLDILRIDPKRQLLILGDVSGHGLGSGYLVSAVRGIIRRYLGDSSSLPQIFRAINLFLIERYRGSEFMTSIAGVYNSSDGAFSFVNAGHTPPICIRKGGRVELRNETQRVLGVLPTDYKLLTIHLNPGDKLVLFTDGVTETFNDNEEIFGEENLQRLLSSNHHLGAQELADLVRKTLEEYRNNKEPSDDVSFICLEVFD
- a CDS encoding AMP-dependent synthetase/ligase, whose product is MENNRKYFYDMLEKAASRFPAKESFSKRTKAGIQGRTFSQLKTLTDHLIGGLIQAEVLKDDKILYLCDASSNWILGDIAIISAGAISVPRGTDVVDEDILYIVNHSESKYALVQKEKDKQRILNLSSKLPSLKKIYVLEDDIGELKTGPESVGELIEKGKAYISQNSDCIKKRLKEKSPDELATLIYTSGTTGAPKGVMLTQTGWISAVEKVIGFVGLKSSDSGISLLPPWHAFERAIEYCIIELGAEFLVSNINNLKEDLKEFKPTLFPSVPRIWESLYNGIMNKVAKESSVKRSLFNFFLKVGMSWAEKKSVLFDYDFRIMKPNSILRLLQKLEAFFGLIFLSPLKLGAILIFRGVHQALGGRLRVSVSAGSALPSVVDKFLSGIGLIVLEGYGMTETSAVLSIRKSNRPSPGTVGTPIAGYECVIKDEAGNPVIQGKKGNLWIKSKQVLIGYYKRPELNATVFDKDGFFDTGDIMRFNYRNELVFTGRAKDTIVLAGGENVEPVPVEDQLLNSPYINQVMVTGHDAKHLVALIVPDFEKLRAEFHDLPEDPVAWNDHPKVREIFKSEVSTRISRKNGFKSFEVVPQNAFYIVPRPFDPDKEMTRTLKMKRNEILDSFKKEIDALTKP
- a CDS encoding acyl-CoA dehydrogenase family protein, giving the protein MMFLNPYLNSSDLEFYEMVKKFSKEKVFPSVEERDEHGTWGDEIWKEMGSMGLLGMAVPEEYGGQGGTCLQCCIAQESFNAGSLDGGFGLSWGAHMIIGTLPILFQGTEEQKRKYLPKLATGEWIAGLGLTEPDSGSDAAGMLTFAQKVDGGFILNGSKMYITNGPIGQVFIIMARTTKSRGPMGVSAFIVESHMKGFYVSKVLKKLGHNTSTTAELSFQDLFVPEENLLGPLNSGFLRIGKATLEWERTVLVAAVPGGMEFSLEAGIEYAWKRHQFGKPILSFYGIQEKLARNWIYLCASRRLIYFVANKKDSDPSSSLPLESSALKVFVTETAEELASEAVQLFGGMGYMRECPASRLYRDVKLGTIGGGTSEIQRSIISSTFSGYEKFFGVLEHSYSEDVRQKAEKELADSPQGKFLASAKRLVRSIGQNPERKKKQVWEFAFADLLVLTAVLQLGFWDAVQSTSEYESKDRIRDLRLLTFFAGTRFLKNASFLKDLDSQGTKFLLQEFYELDTVDKDVADCIEFLKAGILGGVVV